Within Montipora foliosa isolate CH-2021 chromosome 3, ASM3666993v2, whole genome shotgun sequence, the genomic segment ATCAATATCATGATCTGAACAACTACCGGATAAAGTCTTGTATTTCTCACTATTTatagtgcgacgcgccttaccgtggccacccaacaaacattctttacaagttagccaatcagggtacgcgaatttgattgacagacacgCCTCCATAAAAAGTTTCATCACGCAATTGCGGAGTGGAAAGTTGTCGAATTTACTGATAAACTAGAGGCAAAAGCTCAACAGCTTTACAAGACACGAAAGATTGCTTTTGTTGTTATATGTAGCCGCAATTGCGAAAATAGTTATTTGAATTAGCTGGTGATATCAACGAAACACCCTCGGCTATGGCAATTTCGGTCTCTTCTATCGCTAACATTTGACATCTCCGCAAGAATTCCTTTATTTGGTGAAAACAATATTCACACGTATTTAGATGTGGTGAGTAAGGTGGCTGGTAAATAAGCTGGACGCCATAGTCATTCAACAGTTCTCTTAGAACAGGCTCAACAAACAGACCATGGTGAAAGCCACAATTGTCCATCACGACGCAATCGCCACGCTCAAGAAGAACACTTCCATCAGAGCGTTGAATTTCAACAGCATCTTcaaaaaagtaaagcaactgAAATCCATTCGACGGGCCGTCAAGAATATTATAATAGTCTACCCCACGTACTGAGTGGAGCAAGTTGATGGTAAAATTGGCGTTCGAAGCGTATCGTTGAAACTCGACTGCTTTCTCGCCGACGGTAGCGTTCCCGTAACTACGATTCCCACTGGTTTTTATCACACTTACCTCGTCAAAGAAATGGATTTGGTGTCGTTGAAATGTAGATATGACGTCAAGATATTCGTCTTGTCTGGCAATTTGTTCAGGAGTAGTGCTTTCTGACGGTATGACTGATAGTTTCTTTTTGCTCATCACCAAGTCACGCGTTATTCGTTTATTTATTTGAGAAGCACTCGGCAAATCGTCAGCATCTACAACGCCATCCAAAAAAAGtctaaaaagacaaaaaaactaGTACGGGGAATTCGTAATGAAATGTTTTTATCATTGTACTGTTCAAGAACTTTTTGCACGTAACCCCGACTAACCCGAAGTTCTGTTGCAATTTGACGTTGGCTTGTGCCTGCATGAGCTAAATCTAACACTCGTTCTCTTATTATGTCAGGGTAGGGTCTTCCATTGTCACAACAGCCTCATTTTCGGTTTATGCGAAGTTGGACGTTTGCTAGGGAAAAAAATTATAGTCGAGTTCAGGTTACATATAAACCAGCCAGCGTAATAAAGCAATCGAATTCAGGAAATTCAAAGTTGGGAACTTACGGATTCAAGGGCGTAGCcaggggggtcctggggtgcccgtgggTGCCCCGTGGGATGACAAAAATTCTACAACGTGACATTTGCCTGTTTACTCGTAATTGTGCGGCACACAtggaaatgtcaaaatttattttagaataaaacCATTACAAAACCAGAGAGTAAATTACAAACTTATCGGGCTAGAGTAGGCTCTCCTATGTTGTATGCCACAGACAAATAATTCATAAAGAAAGAGCTCTATGGAAGTCGCTCAAGTGTTGAAAATAACAACAGACAGGTCACGTCTGGGGATGACTTTTGATAAACTTGATTCAATGTTTGTAAATTCAAGGAAGAGTAAGTTACATAATATGAAAACTGAAACGAATATTTGTACACTTCATGTCAGATAAACAAACATTTCAGGCGAGTTCTCCAAAGATCAAACGTCATTATGtacattttca encodes:
- the LOC137996068 gene encoding uncharacterized protein is translated as MSKKKLSVIPSESTTPEQIARQDEYLDVISTFQRHQIHFFDEVSVIKTSGNRSYGNATVGEKAVEFQRYASNANFTINLLHSVRGVDYYNILDGPSNGFQLLYFFEDAVEIQRSDGSVLLERGDCVVMDNCGFHHGLFVEPVLRELLNDYGVQLIYQPPYSPHLNTCEYCFHQIKEFLRRCQMLAIEETEIAIAEGVSLISPANSNNYFRNCGYI